In Crinalium epipsammum PCC 9333, the genomic window CTTGCTCTTTTTTTTGCATAAATATCACTAATGCTTATACAGCCTTGGCTATGACACCTTTTCTACTTGCTTGACAGAATCTTTCTTATGAAAACGAATTCCTAAAAATAGGTCATATACAAAGTTGCGAAAATCCTTGCCTTGAAGTAAACCTAAAGTTTGATAAGACCCTTTTGAATCTAACAAAGGCTGAGTCGCATAGTAAGCAGCTTGATAGTTATACCAAGGAATACTTGGCCATAAATGATGAATTAGATGGTAATTCTGCCCCAAAATCAGCAGATTTAGAATCCGACTAGGATAAACCCTAGCATTTTTCCAGCGATCGCGCTCTTGAAACGGGCGGTGAGGTAAATAATCAAAAAACAATCCTAACGCTAAACCTACCACCAACGCGGGTGAAAACCAAAAATTGAGTATATAACCTAGAATTTCATGGCTAACAGCGTAATAAACTATACTTCCCACAAATAAACGGCTTAAAAACCATTCAAGTAACTCATATTTACGCCATAAACGCCGCTTAAAGAAAAAAATCTCATGGTAAAGAAAGCGTGCAGCAATTAACCACAATGGCCCCCCAGTAGACACAAAATGATCCGGATCATTGTCTGGATCATTGACATGGGCATGATGCTGCATATGCACTCGTGTAAATACTGGAAAGGCAAAGCCTAACATCAGCGCACTACCATGTCCCATCAGTGCATTAGCTATCCGATTTCGATGCGCCGAATTATGAGAAGCATCATGAATCACTGTTCCTGCCATGTGCAAGGCAATCACATTAGTACTAAAACAGCACCAGTGAGGCCACTCCCAGTACCAGTAACCAACTGTAGAAATTGCTACCATCGCTAATGCTGTTAAAAACATCAGTAGCGTCCGATTAAACTTTCCAGGTGGACTGAGCAATTCTTTAGGAACAGTCAGTGGCTTTGCTGCCTCCGACATCGTGATATTTACTCCTTTTATTAACTATCCTGGTTGGCTATAACCATCTTTTAGACAGTATCAGATTTTTGTGATTGCGCTATAAGCTTAGTTTTAGGGCAAATCGCTAAAATTCATCACCTGATGATCGCCATATAAACTCGCTGAATCAAAAATTGGGTATACCTGGGAAATGTTTCCGTAAATTTACGGGAACCTTTGAAATTTTGACCCGTCACTATGGGCATCAGGGTAACAGTATATAGACAGCAGTGACTGATAAATCAAGACACTTGCTTCGTCCTAAGCGCCAAAACTGGGTAATTAGTTATGTGATAGCCCTATTACCTGACCAGAATATGGGTTGAAGGCAGACGCATAGTATTACGTAGTATACGATAGGAAGGGGTAATTATAAAGATTTGTGAAATTAGTTCATTTAATTGAAGCAACGCTGTCGATAGTCTAAAAATATGTTTTAAGAGGATGGTTTTATGTCACTCAAATTGTATAGTCCTGCTACTCGGCTTCAGAATTTAGCTCTTAAAGGAATTGGTTTATCTGCTGGAGTAGCCTTTTTATTCAGTGGCAGCGCCGTTTTAGCTCAAGTTGGTGCTGATATTCAGGTAGACACAGTGCCAACATCTGGAGGTACAACAAACACAGGCACAGGAAGCGTCACAACCACTAACGATACACGCTTTACCTGCCAGCTAAATAGTGGTGTACCCACTGTAATGTATATTCCAGAAGATCAAACTCAACCTTATGCCTGGGCGACACCGAAGGCATTAGGTGGAGGTTGGACAGCACTAAAGCGTTGTGATGCAATTAGCCAGCGTTTAGAAGAGTACCGACCATATGGCTTAGTGGACTTACGCACAAGTGTTCAAAATGGTTACAACACTATCTGTGCTTTGACAGAAAGAGATTCTGCTTGTCGGATTGTGTTTACAGTTCCTCCAGGTCAAGATGCAGAAACTACTTTAGCTAGCGTTTTCCAAAACTTGGCTTCTGCTGATAGTGGACAAATTACCAATGCTGTTAACACCTATACAAATCGTAACGGGCTTGATCTTTTGAATGGTTTGTTAGGTCGAGGTACTTCAGGGCAGGTTAGAAACACTGCTAAGACCCGTGTTAGTAACATTTATTTGAAGCCATTCTTGAGTGTAAAAGATGGTGGTACGTTGAGAAGTACTACTAAAAAGCCAGCAAATACCCAAACTAAACCACGAATATTCCAGCGTCGTTAAATTTAGATATTCCTCTGAAAATAATATCTAAATAAAAGTCCCTCCCTAGCCGTAACTAGAGCAGGGGCTTTTTGTTAAGGTATGAGTTGGGATAATGAAGGTGGCTTCGCATCATTTAAAGTCCATGCTTTCAGTCTGGGGTTACGATGGAAAGGTTTACATACAAAATGCGATCATATATACAGGGTTTAATGGTTGGCTGTCAAAGTATTTAAGGGTGGCCGTGTCGAACTCAGCAAAGTAAATGCCGTCTAATCAGCCCGTTGCACCTCGACCGTACTGAGTCTATTCGTTGACTCGAGAGGATCTAAACGAGATCAATTTTTCACAAAGACACATAATTTGACTCCACAACAAATAATGTGTCAGTGTACATGTCGATTGCCAAATTATATGTCGTCTTGTCAAATTAATTGACATGATAAATTTTAAGCCTGTAATCCTCACGAATCATAGATTACAGGCTATTTTAGCATCTTTCACTTCATTGAATACTAATTGACAAATTAAATGTCTTATCTTGGGAAATTGACAAATTAAATGTCCAAGTTTGGAAATTAAGATTTTTATCATCTTTGACAGATTGTTTGTCATTACCAGTATAATTGTACTATGTTGCAATTAAACAGTAATGTTGGAATATGGCGACAGATAACCCTAATGCCTCTGGAATTGTGACCGAACTCTCGCATGAGGCGAAACTGAAGCTAGAAATTATTGAGAGTTTGCTGGAACCGTGCGATCGCCAAACCTACGGGGAACGTCTCAAAGATGCTGCCAAGAAGCTTGGCAAGTCAGTAAGAACGGTGCAGCGATTGGTACAAAAGTGGGAAGCAGAAGGTTTATTAGCCTTAACTGGCACACAGAGAGTGGATAAAGGTAGGCATCGGATTTCTCAAGATTGGCAAGACTTTATTATCAAAACCTATCGCGACGGCAATAAGGGTAGTAAGCGGATGTCCCGCAAGCAGGTGGCTTTGAGGGTAGAAGTTAGAGCTAAGGAATTAGGAGACGAAGATTATCCCAACTACCGCACCGTTTATCGAGTATTACAGCCCTTGATTGAGGCGCAAGAGCAAAAGAAAGGAGTTCGCACTCCAGGGTGGCGAGGTTCACAGTTATCGGTGAAAACCCGCACAGGTGATGATATTTCGGTGGAGTACAGCAACCATGTGTGGCAGTGTGACCATACTTGGGTCGATGTGCTAGTGGTTGATATAGAGGGAGAAATTATAGGTCGTCCTTGGTTGACAACTGTAATTGATACATACTCACGCTGCATTCTGGGCATTCGCGTGGGGTTTGATGCGCCAAGTTCTCAATTAGTAGCGTTGGCGTTGCGTCATGCGATGTTACCCAAAAACTATGGGACTGAGTATGAGTTGCATTGCCAATGGGGGACGTATGGCAAACCAGAATACTTATTTACAGATGGTGGTAAAGATTTTCGCTCGGAACACTTAAAGCAAATTGGCGTACAGTTAGGCTTTACTTGCATATTACGCGATCGCCCTAGTGAAGGTGGTGTGGTTGAGCGTCCGTTTGGGACTTTGAATACAGAGTTATTTGCAGGATTACCTGGATATGTTGGCTCAAATGTGCAGCAACGTCCAGAACAAGCGGAAAAGGAAGCTTGTTTAACTTTACCTGAACTAGAAAAGCGGATTGTTCGCTACATCGTAGATAACTACAATCAACGGATTGATAAGCGCATGGGAGATCAGACGCGCTATCAGCGTTGGGAAGCAGGTTTATTAGCGACACCAGATTTAATTGGTGAGCGAGATTTAGATATTTGTTTGATGAAGCAAACCAATCGCTCGATTTACCGAGAGGGTTATATCCGATTTGAGAATTTGATGTATCAAGGTGAGCATTTAGCAGGATATGCAGGGGAACGGGTGGTTTTGCGCTATGACCCTAGAGATATTACCAGTGTGCTGGTTTATCAACCGCAAAAAGATAAAGAAGTATTTTTAGCTAGGGCGTATGCGACTGGGTTAGAGGCAGAACAAGTATCGCTAGAAGAAGTTAAGGCAAGTAATCAGAAGATTCGGGAAAAAGGGAAAACGATTAGTAATCATTCGATTTTGGAGGAAGTACGAGACAGAGATATTTTTGTTGCCAAGAAAAAGACCAAGAAGGAACGACAGAAAGAAGAACAAAAACAATTACACTCTGCTGTCTCGAAATCCCAGCCTGTTGAGGTTGAACCAGAACCAGAGATTGAAGATACGCCAGTACCTAAAAAGAAACCCAGGGTATTGAATTATGACCAGTTAAAAGAGGATTATGGGTGGTAATCATGGCAGAAAATAAAGCTCAATCTGTTGCCGAACAATTAGGAGAAATCAAGTCTCTAGATGCCAAATTACAAGCGGAAATTGAACGATTAAGAGGCAAAACTCTTTTAGAGTTGGAGCAGGTTAGCAAACTCCATGATTGGTTAGAAGGAAAGCGGCGATCGCGTCAATCTTGTCGAGTTGTAGGTGAGTCGCGAACAGGAAAGACTGTAGCTTGTGATTCTTATAGATTAAGGCATAGACCAATTCAAGAGGTAGGAAAACCGCCAATTGTACCTGTAGTGTATATTCAGCCTCCGCAAGAATGTAGTTCAGGAGAGTTATTTCGGGTGATTATTGAGCATCTAAAATACAATATGGTCAAGGGAACGGTAGGGGAAATTCGCAGTAGGACACTACAGGTTCTTAAACGCTGCGGTGTAGAAATGTTGATTATTGATGAAGCAGATCGGTTAAAGCCCAAGACTTTCGCTGATGTGCGGGATATTTTTGATAATTTGGGTATTTCTGTAGTCTTGGTAGGAACAGATCGCCTCGATACTGTGATTAAGAGAGATGAACAGGTTTATAACCGTTTCCGTGCTTCATATCATTTTGGTCAGTTAAAGGGAAATAAGTTTAAGGAAACAGTAGAGATCTGGGAACAAGATGTCTTGCGTTTACCTGTACCGTCCAATCTGGGTAGTAAGCCCATGTTAAAGATTCTGGGAGAAGCGACAGGGGGCTATATCGGGTTGATGGATATGATTTTACGCGAAGCAGGAATCAGGGCTTTAGAGCAGGGATTGACGAAGATTGATCGGGATACTTTGAAAGAGGTGGCGCAGGAGTATAAGTGATGGATGAGATTCAACCCTGGTTATTTGCGATCGCACCACTAGAAGGAGAAAGTTTAAGTCATTTTCTAGGAAGGTTTCGACGGGAAAATGATTTATCTGCTTCAATGTTAGGGAAAGAGGCGGGAATTGGTGCTGTTGTAGCACGTTGGGAAAAGTTTCATCTCAATCCATTTCCGTCACGCAAGGAGTTGGAAGCACTAGCGAAGGTGGTTCAGGTGGATAGCGATCGCTTGCGGGAGATGTTACCGCCTGAAGGGGTAGGGATGAAGCATGAACCAATTCGCTTGTGCGGATCTTGTTATGCCCAGTCTCCTTGTC contains:
- the crtR gene encoding beta-carotene hydroxylase, which gives rise to MSEAAKPLTVPKELLSPPGKFNRTLLMFLTALAMVAISTVGYWYWEWPHWCCFSTNVIALHMAGTVIHDASHNSAHRNRIANALMGHGSALMLGFAFPVFTRVHMQHHAHVNDPDNDPDHFVSTGGPLWLIAARFLYHEIFFFKRRLWRKYELLEWFLSRLFVGSIVYYAVSHEILGYILNFWFSPALVVGLALGLFFDYLPHRPFQERDRWKNARVYPSRILNLLILGQNYHLIHHLWPSIPWYNYQAAYYATQPLLDSKGSYQTLGLLQGKDFRNFVYDLFLGIRFHKKDSVKQVEKVS
- a CDS encoding COP23 domain-containing protein; this encodes MSLKLYSPATRLQNLALKGIGLSAGVAFLFSGSAVLAQVGADIQVDTVPTSGGTTNTGTGSVTTTNDTRFTCQLNSGVPTVMYIPEDQTQPYAWATPKALGGGWTALKRCDAISQRLEEYRPYGLVDLRTSVQNGYNTICALTERDSACRIVFTVPPGQDAETTLASVFQNLASADSGQITNAVNTYTNRNGLDLLNGLLGRGTSGQVRNTAKTRVSNIYLKPFLSVKDGGTLRSTTKKPANTQTKPRIFQRR
- a CDS encoding Mu transposase C-terminal domain-containing protein; the protein is MATDNPNASGIVTELSHEAKLKLEIIESLLEPCDRQTYGERLKDAAKKLGKSVRTVQRLVQKWEAEGLLALTGTQRVDKGRHRISQDWQDFIIKTYRDGNKGSKRMSRKQVALRVEVRAKELGDEDYPNYRTVYRVLQPLIEAQEQKKGVRTPGWRGSQLSVKTRTGDDISVEYSNHVWQCDHTWVDVLVVDIEGEIIGRPWLTTVIDTYSRCILGIRVGFDAPSSQLVALALRHAMLPKNYGTEYELHCQWGTYGKPEYLFTDGGKDFRSEHLKQIGVQLGFTCILRDRPSEGGVVERPFGTLNTELFAGLPGYVGSNVQQRPEQAEKEACLTLPELEKRIVRYIVDNYNQRIDKRMGDQTRYQRWEAGLLATPDLIGERDLDICLMKQTNRSIYREGYIRFENLMYQGEHLAGYAGERVVLRYDPRDITSVLVYQPQKDKEVFLARAYATGLEAEQVSLEEVKASNQKIREKGKTISNHSILEEVRDRDIFVAKKKTKKERQKEEQKQLHSAVSKSQPVEVEPEPEIEDTPVPKKKPRVLNYDQLKEDYGW
- a CDS encoding TniB family NTP-binding protein, producing the protein MAENKAQSVAEQLGEIKSLDAKLQAEIERLRGKTLLELEQVSKLHDWLEGKRRSRQSCRVVGESRTGKTVACDSYRLRHRPIQEVGKPPIVPVVYIQPPQECSSGELFRVIIEHLKYNMVKGTVGEIRSRTLQVLKRCGVEMLIIDEADRLKPKTFADVRDIFDNLGISVVLVGTDRLDTVIKRDEQVYNRFRASYHFGQLKGNKFKETVEIWEQDVLRLPVPSNLGSKPMLKILGEATGGYIGLMDMILREAGIRALEQGLTKIDRDTLKEVAQEYK
- a CDS encoding TniQ family protein, producing the protein MDEIQPWLFAIAPLEGESLSHFLGRFRRENDLSASMLGKEAGIGAVVARWEKFHLNPFPSRKELEALAKVVQVDSDRLREMLPPEGVGMKHEPIRLCGSCYAQSPCHKIEWQFKTTQRCDRHKLTLLSECPNCKARFKIPALWADGWCHRCFTTFAEMSKSHKELV